In Candidatus Eisenbacteria bacterium, the genomic window CGCGTCGAGCGACCGGTGCGCGAGGAGAAAGCCGGCCGCGAGGAGAACGATCCCGATCGCGACCCATCCGAGCTGGCGGATGTGGTACGAGGCCTCCCCGCCCGACGTGCGGCTCGCGCTGTAAAGCGCGAATAAGCCGATGATGAGAAGGAAAACCGTGCTTCCGAGAAGGGTCCAGTCAAAAGCGCGAAGGACAAGCCGTTGGGTCGCGCGCATCGTCTACGTCTTCTCCCGCTCGAAATAGTACCGGAGGAGATCCCCCGCGAGAGGGGCCGCAACCGCCCCTCCGTGACCGGCGTTCTCGATGATGACCGCAAGGACGATGCGCGGCCGGTTCGCGGGGGCCCACGCGACGAACCACGCGTGGTCCTCGCCGTGCGGGTTCTGCGCGGTTCCGGTCTTCCCGGCGGACGGGACGCCCGGCACGCGCGCCGCGCGCCCGGTCCCCCGCTCCCCTTCCACGACGCGGATGAGCCCCTCGCGCACCGGGCGGAGGATCTCCTCGGGAAGCGGGACCGGTCTCGACGCGGAGACCGCGCGCCGCGGCTCTTTCCCCTCCGCTCCGGCCGCATGGTGGAGAAGGTGCGGCTCGACGATCCTCCCGGTCGCGAGCGCCGCGTAGAGGCGCGCGATCTGAAGGGGCGTCGTGAGGATCTCCCCCTGGCCGATCGAGTGGTTCAGGAGGGCGCCCCCTCCCCATCCGGACTTTCCGTATCGTTCATTCATGTATCGAGTATCAGGAATGAGCCCCGCCTTCTCTCCGGGAAGGTCGATCCCCGTCCGGGCGCCGAGCCCGAACACGCGGGCGGCGGCGGCGAAGCGATCGAGATCGAGCCTGGCTCCGACTTGGTAGAAATACACGTCGCACGACTGCTCGATCGCGCCGCGCATCGAGAGCGCCCCGTGCCCTTCCGGTTTCCAGCAGCGGAACGCGCGCCGCCCGTACTGCCACGCCCCGAAGCAGGGGAGGAGGACGGTCTCCGGACCGACGACGCGCTGTTCGATCCCTTCGATCGCGGTGATCGGCTTGTAGACCGATCCTGGAGGAAACGCGGATTGGATCGATCGATTGAGAAGCGGGTGGAGGGGATGCCCGCTCAGCGAATCCCACGCGGCCGCCGGGACGGCGACCGAGAAGAGGTTCGGGTCGAACGAAGGGGAACAGGCGAGAAGAAGGACCTCGCCGTCTTCCGGATCGAGGGCGACGATGGTCCCCGCTTCGTGCCCGGCGAGAAGCGATTCGGCGCGCTCTTGCAGTCCCCAGTCGAGGGTGATGACGAGGTCCTCTCCCGGGATCGGCTCCTCCTCGCGCAAGGTTCCGAGCCGCCTCCCGTGCGCATCCTCCTGCACGTAGCGAAACCCGTCCCGCCCCCGCAGCCTCTCGTCGTAGGCGCTCTCGAGACCGGCGCGCCCGACGCGCGCCCCGGGGCGAAGAGCCCCTCCCTTCGTCTCATCCACCTCCCGGTCCGAGATCTCCCCGACATACCCGAGCACGTGGGCGGCGGCCGGACCTCCCGGATACACGCGCACCGGCTCCGTCAGGATGAGCACGCCGGGGAGATCGAGCGCGTGCTCCTCGACGATGCTCACGACGGTGAGATCCACGTCCGGGACGATCGCCCGCGGCTCGTGCGGCCGCGCGTACCCTTTCGCGGCCCGCTCCCGAAGCTGGTCGCGGTCGGCGCCGATGAGATCGGCGAGATGATCGACCACCGCGAGGTTCCTCCGGATCTCGAACGGGACGACCGCCACGCTGAACGAGGGACGATTGTCCGCGTAGAGCATCCCGTCGCGCCCGATGATCCGCCCACGAAGCGCCGTGACCCGCTCGGGGCGGATCCGGTTCTCCTCGGCGTGCGCGCGGTACTTCCCCGAAACGAGCACCTGCATCTGGAAGAGACGCCCGAGGAGAACGATGAACGCGAGGAGGAGAAGCGCGCCGAGCACGCCCGCTCGAAACGGGATCTTGGGATCCGCGCGCTCGGTCACGCCGCCACCTCCCGGCGGCCCGCGCGGCGCCGCGCGCGAAGGGTCTCGTGAAAGAGGACTCCGAGCGCCCCGGTCGCGAGGCCGGCGGGGAGAGCACGGAACACGAGACGCTCCGCGAGAACCCACCCGCCCTTCTCTTCCACGAGAAGACCAAGCCCCCCCGCGAGGTCGTGCGCGAGCACCGCCCCCGCCA contains:
- the mrdA gene encoding penicillin-binding protein 2, coding for MTERADPKIPFRAGVLGALLLLAFIVLLGRLFQMQVLVSGKYRAHAEENRIRPERVTALRGRIIGRDGMLYADNRPSFSVAVVPFEIRRNLAVVDHLADLIGADRDQLRERAAKGYARPHEPRAIVPDVDLTVVSIVEEHALDLPGVLILTEPVRVYPGGPAAAHVLGYVGEISDREVDETKGGALRPGARVGRAGLESAYDERLRGRDGFRYVQEDAHGRRLGTLREEEPIPGEDLVITLDWGLQERAESLLAGHEAGTIVALDPEDGEVLLLACSPSFDPNLFSVAVPAAAWDSLSGHPLHPLLNRSIQSAFPPGSVYKPITAIEGIEQRVVGPETVLLPCFGAWQYGRRAFRCWKPEGHGALSMRGAIEQSCDVYFYQVGARLDLDRFAAAARVFGLGARTGIDLPGEKAGLIPDTRYMNERYGKSGWGGGALLNHSIGQGEILTTPLQIARLYAALATGRIVEPHLLHHAAGAEGKEPRRAVSASRPVPLPEEILRPVREGLIRVVEGERGTGRAARVPGVPSAGKTGTAQNPHGEDHAWFVAWAPANRPRIVLAVIIENAGHGGAVAAPLAGDLLRYYFEREKT